One Pyrococcus furiosus DSM 3638 genomic window, TCTATGTGATAAAACACGAGAGCGAAACATTCGAAATAAGAGTTTAGCTTTCTTCCTTTTCCCTTCTCCCTATTTGCCAGGCCTCATAAAATCTCTTCCATTCTTCCTCAAAGTCTCTCTTAACCCCCCATCTCCTTCTAAATGCGTTCAACAACACGGAAATGTCCCTCTTTAATAAGCCCAAACTTTCGGGATTTGCACACGTCAAATACTGGGCCCAGTCTATTATCAAAATGTCATTATCCTTCGTTATAACTATGTTGAACTCGCTCATGTCCCCGTGTACAATCCCAAACTTGACTATCTTCTCGTACTCATCCAAAACCTTTCCCAGGATTTCCTCTGCTTCTTCTTTCGTTAAATCAGTGTCCCTAAGCTCCGCTAACTCCACGCCATCTATGAACTCCATAACTATGGCATGCCTATTCCATGCTATTGGTTTTGGAACCTTTGCAAAAGAGCTTAACAATACTAACGCTTCATGCTCCTTCTTCGCTATTAACCTCGAAACATAAAGCCAGCTCTTGTGGTGCTTGTCTGCAAAGACGTCGCTGTGGTAATAGGCCTTCCTTGCACTTGTCCTCTCACCAATTCTGTTAAATTTAATTGCAACCTTCTCCCCCTGGGGAGTTATTGCAACATAAACATCTGCATCCTTTCCAACTCCTATGTGAGTCGTGCTAATAGCCTCAATAACCCCTTTCTTTGCAAAGGCCCTTATAGCCAGAGCATCGTAGCCGTGAATTGTCAGTTGATATCCAATGTATCCTATGTCACTTCTCCTAATAACTAAGCCTAACTTGTCGAGTTTGCCAAGCCTGTAGCTTGCGCTCTCTAGATCCATTCTAGCAAATCTTGCTATATCCTCCAGAGGCACCCATTTGTGGTGCCTCATATTTAACTCTACAGCCCTAAGTAACCTAAAATCTATGTCTTTGAGCTTTGGATAAGCTTCAAGAGCTAAGAGTTTGCTGACCATCAATTGGCTAATACATTTTAACCTTTTTAAAAATGTGGGAGTCCTAAGAAAAGTAAAAAAAAATGGCAATAGAACTAATACCTGGAGGGAAAAGAGATGGTTCTTGCAGAAATCAGGATAATAACACTTGCTGTCAAATGGATTGGTGCCCTATGGCTCTTGTAAATATATGTGAAAACAAAAAGGAGATCGTCACTTATAATGGCTCTAGCGATGATATTTTATGGACTCCACACTTTAGGGGATTTATTAGCCTTGCCCACTTTCTCTGCCATTGCAGAATCACTGTTCTCTACATTGGTAGGATATGGAGTTAGTTATTTCCTCATTGAAGAGGGTAAGTATCCCAGGACACCCGTAATCTTTTCATTAATTCCCCTGCTTTCTGGATTATACTTAGTTGCCCTCTCCCTTAGTTCTCCTGGGAACGTGTTGGGAGGAGTATGTGGAATATCAGGACTTTTCATAGCTATCTCGGGTTACTTACTGTGGAAAACAAGAGCAAGCAAAAAGATTTCGGCACTAGCATTATCACTTCTCTTTATTGGCCTTCACCAGATGGACTACCCATTTCTAGGGCCTATTGAATGGTTTGCTCCAATAGGATTTGCTATTGCAACAATTCTTACAATGACTTTGGTTATTGGTATTGTGAAATTCTTCGGGAGCGAGGAGTATTTCAAAAAAGGAGCTATCAAGGTTGAAATTAAATCTGGTGCTTTACTTATTTCTCCTTCAGAATTTAAGGAGAGATACCTCCCCACTCTTCAAGATATGCCAGTCTTAGCCTTCGTAAGGAACATTGAAGCCCCTAAGTCTTGGTATTCGTACTTGATCTCTAACATAGAAGATCAGAAAAGCTCGATATTCCCAACAAATCTTCCCAGGATACTCGAGATTTCAAGAAGATATTTCTCTTCAGTCAAAAATGGAATTGTAGTCATTGATGCTTTGGAGTACTTGACAATATATAATGGGTTTGAGGCGATAGCAAAGTTCTTAGCCACGCTCAGAGATTTTGCAATTTTAGACAATGGAACAGTTATCATAATAACCGAGAAAAAAGCTTGGAAGGATAGGGAGTGGGCTCTTCTAACTTCCCTACTTGGAAAGTGACCTAACTATTTCCTCTACCTCTTTCTTAAGCTCTTCTAGGGAACCTTCATTCACTATTATAAAATCAGCCACTTTTTTTAATTCTGAAGTCTTGTAGAGGGACTCCTCCCACTCATCGAACTTCAGCAAATCCTCCAAAGAATTTATCCCCTTGTCTTTTTCTGCTCCCCTCAACTTTAGCCTTTCAAACCTTATCTCAGGTTTAGCCTCCACGTAAATCAAACTTCCTCCCATCTTTTTTATTGCCTCAACTTCTCCAATTGACCTTACCCCATCAATGGCTATATTTTCACAATGTCTAAGCTTATCCACTGCAAGCCTTATTAGAATGTCTTCCCCATACTTCTCCTTAAGAAGCCTCCCCAGCTTAATCAAATTCTCCCTTGTGGGTTCCCCTTTAAAATCCACTTCTGGAACCCAGGAGTAGGGGGAAATGTTTCCCGTGAGAATATCAACTAAGGGCTCGCTACAGCTTATTCTACAAAATCCAAGTTCCTCCAAGAACTTTGCCACTGTAGTTTTTCCAGCCGCAATTTTTCCCGCGATTCCTATTATCAATGCTTCCACCCCCACCATATGATCTTTGCCCCATCAGTGGCCTCCATAAGGCCATCTCCAACCTGCTCCACAATATAATCTATTAGGTCTTCTTTTTGAAAAACTGCTGGTCTAGTTTCTCCAAATAAGTATTTAGTCTCAAAGTAACCTATTCCAAAGAATCTCATTGGGTTTATTAAGATAACATCCCTCTCCACTTTACAGCATTCTTGGAACTCCGAAATTGCAATCTCAACATTTTCATTTCTTGAAATTTCTGCAACAAAACTTGAGTTTGGGAAAAACAACTCTCTTAACGGCCTATCAACGACCTTATACTTCAATTTGGGAAATGTGTATCTTATCCCATACACGCTTTGCTCCTCAAACATTAGCTCTCCAAATCCCAGGAGGGCTGGTGCATTAAACGTGAGGAAAATCAACCCTTTCTCCTTCTTTTTAATTTTGGGCCACTTCCTGGGAGGGAAGTTAAATTCTGCTTCAATAATGGGAATAAGGAAATCCAGGCCATGCTCCTCTGCAAATTTTAGGCTCTTCTTTAAAGTCTCCCTTTTTATGAGCAAGTCAAGTGTAGTATAAACTGTCACAAGGTTAACTCCCAGTATTTCCCTCAGCTTTCCTATGACTAAACTACTTCCAATGATAACGCTTTTGTCAGTTCTATCGTGAGCTATTATGAAAAGTTTATCCCCTTCCTTGTCATACCTTATCTCATCTATCTCAAAAGGTGAGAGTGGTAGACCATGCTCCTTTCTTATTTGTACAATCAGCTCCGCTATCTCTTCCTTTGTTATCATTTCACCACCTCACGGTATTGGAAATCCAAGGCCTTTCAGTATCATCCTAACGGCCAATATCGCCATAACAACTGAAAACATCCCCTTAAGACTTTTAGCTCTTGTCTTCTTGGCTAATCTAGCTCCAATTTGAGCTCCTATAATAAGCCCAGGAACAAGGAATGGGAGCCAAATAAGCTGAACATTTCCTAGCATGTAATGCTTTATTGCCCCGCTCAGGGAAGTGAACACTATTGCAAAGCTTGAGGTTGCTACGGCGTAGTGGATGGGCATTCCAAGCCAGGTTAGAAATGGAACGTTTATTATTCCTCCCCCTACTCCCAGGAGGCCGCTTGCAATTCCTGAGAAAAATCCCCCAACGGGGATTAATTTTTCATTAAGCTTAATATCTTCCAACTTAACTTCACTCGGCTCTACTGGCTTTTTCCTGTACACCCTATATGCTACAAAAATCAAGGTTATACCGAAAATTACTTTGAGTTGATTCGATGGGAGAAAGGATGTCATCCAAGCTCCAATGTAGGCCCCAATTATTGCCGTACTCGCTAAAAGTATCCCCGCCCTATAGTGGATCCTTCGCTGTCTGGAGTATGCTATAGAGGAGCTGAGAGAGGTAAATACTATGCTTGCGCTTGAGGTTCCTATGGCACTGTGTATTTCAACTCCTAAAATGTTAAGGGTTGGGACTATTAGAAAGCCTCCACCAAGGCCAAACATAGCTGCAAGTATTCCTACAACTATTCCAACGAAAAAGAGAAATATCATTGCCTTCCCTCCTAGATCTCAAATGTTATTGCTTCTATTAAAGCAATTAGTGCCTCTAAATCTTTTACATTTAGCATCTCAACTTCACTGTGGAGATACTTCATTGGAACGCTCAAAGCCAAGACCTTGGACTTGTGCTGGAATACTGAAGCATCCGTTCCCCCACCTGTAACCCCTATCTGAATTGGAATGTTATTTTTCTCCGCGATTTCCCATACTTTCCTGGCCAAATCTCTTGAATAAATTGCTGAGTTGTCCACAGCCCTAATCACAGCCCCTCCTCCAAGTCTAACGTCTCCAGTCAGCTCAGAGCAACATGCAAAAGAGTCTATGGCAAATGCATATTCAGGGGAATACTTCTCTGCCAAAAACTTAGCCCCTTTCAAGCCTATCTCCTCTTGGACTGTGAATGCAAAGATGAACTTCCCACTTAACTCGTGGTCAACTAAATTCCTTATAGCTTGAACTAAAGCCACAACACCAAATCTGTCGTCTAAGCTTCTTGTGCTAACTATCTTGTTGTTCAAAACCGAGAAGTGTTTCTTAAATACGGCATAGTCAAGTGGCTTAACTCCCAGGGAGAGCGCCTCCTCTTTGCTTTCAGCTCCAATGTCTATTGTAAGCTGGTACCATGGGACTACATCTTTCACTCCTTTCACGTTGAGGTGTGGGGGAAGAGCTCCAATAACTCCATCTAATTTTCCATTTTCCGTTATAACATCAACGTGCCTCCCGTATAAAAGCCTGTCGTCAATCCCTCCGACTTTTCTAAATCTCAACTTTCCATCCTGGGTAATTCCAGTAATTAAAAGGCCAATCTCATCCATGTGGGCCATGAAAACCGCCTTTACTTCTCCCTCTCCAAGCTCCACAATTAGATTCCCGATTTCGTCAACTTTATAATCGGCATAGTCTTTTATCCATTCAATAATTTTCTCTCTAACTCTTTCCTCATACCCTGAAATCCCTGGGACTTGGGTTATCTCCTTTAGCATTTCAATTAGCTTCATCTTTCTCCCCCTCCTAAAGCATCTTTACACTTTCAATTGGCCTTATTTTTAACACTTCCTTATTTACTAAATCTTCGGGAACTATTCCTCTGAATATTGAGATGAGGTTTTCAACTGCCCTAAACCCTACATCTTCCTGGGCCTCTACAGCAAGCCCAGCATAGTGGGGAGTTAAAACAGTCTCCCACTCATACTTAAAGAGCTCATGCTCTCTAACAGGCTCATTCTCAAACACATCTGTTGCATAACCCTTCAATTTTCCTTGTTTTATGGCCTCCGTTATGGCCCTTTCATCAACCAACGCTCCCCTTCCAATGTTTACTAGGTATTTTCCTTCGAGCTTTTTCACACGTTCTTCGTTTATTATATGGTAGGTATCCTTCGTTAATGGGAGTGCAAGTATTACGATATCGCTCTTCTCCAACAATTCATCTATGTCCATGTAGGTAGCGTGAAGTTCACTTTCAACATCCACCTTCCTATGCCTTGACCAGTAGTAGAGTTCCACTCCGAAGGGAATTAGCCTTCTTGCAATTGCCTTCCCTATCGCTCCCATGCCAAGGATGCCAACCTTCTTTCCATACAAGCTTTCAATACCCTTAAAGCCAGTCCATATCTTCACATGACTCTCCCATTCTCCCCTTCTAATCAATTTATCAGCATAGTGGATTTTTCTCATTAGATTTATCAATAAACCAACTGCAAACTCAGCCACGGCTTCGCTTAACAGTCCCGAAACTTTTGTAACGTAAATCCCTTTTCTCGTGGCCTCTTCAACGTCAATATGATCATAACCAGCGGAATGACAACTTATAACCTTTAGTCTCTCAGCCTTTTCGAGAACATCTTTAGTTATCTTAGTAACGGGAGAAACTATAATCCCATCGAACTCGTGGATTTTATTCTTGAGCTCTTCCTCTGATGGATATGGAATAACCTCTACCTCGGCATACTTCTCAAGCTCTTCAAGCGCCTCCCTTTTCATTTTTAGAAGAACTCCAACTTTGGGTCTCATTTTACCACCATGTAGATGATCATCGAAAGGGGGTATAATAGTTTTTCTGAATGTTTGACAAATAAAATAGCAGAATGTTTTTATATTAAATGGACAGTTTGAGTAATTGATGCCTTATGATAGGCAGGAGTGATCGTTTTTGGATGTTCTAGTCTTATTCTCCTGATTTGTCTAACAAACCTTCTAGGAGGTGAAAGTTTTGGCAAGGGAAACTTGGGGGAGTAGAGTAGGTTTTGTTGCAGCTGCAATAGGAAGTGCTGTGGGACTTGGAAACATCTGGATGTTTCCAATGAGGGCAGGACTCTATGGAGGAGCTGCATTTCTCATCCCATATTTAGTTCTATTGTTTGCCGTGGGAGTAGTTGCCCTTACGGTAGAGTGGACGCTTGGAAGAGCAACAAAGGGCGGGCCAATTGAGGCGTTTGAAAAGACATTACCAGGTGGAAAATATCTAGGGATTCTGGTGAACGTAACTATCCTCATGATATTCGCCTTTTATTCCTTGGTGCTCGGATGGGTGATCAGATACTTCATAGCTTCACTAAGCGGTGAGCTAACAAGGATAGAACCAGATAAGTTCTTTAACGCCCTCGCCTTTAGCAGGGAGGCCCTCCTGTGGCTATTCGTAGTTATTGCATTAACAATAGCAATAGTAGCTATGGGTGTTCAGAGAGGAATCGAGAGGGCAAACAAGATCATGATGCCTCTTCTCTTCGTTCTCCTAATCGTGTTGGCAGTTAGGAGCGTTACACTACCAAACGCATACGAGGGCTTGAAGTTCTACCTACTACCAGATCTGAGCAAAATAGCAAGTGGAAAAACATGGATGATAGCACTCTCTCAGATGTTCTTCTCCCTAAGTGTTTTAGGGAATACAATGGTTGTTTATGGAAGCTATCTTAGAGAGGAGGACGACATACCGTTATCAGCAATCGCCACTGCATTCGGTGATACTGCAGTAGCGGTCACTGCTGGATTTATAGTCTTTCCAGCAGTCTTCTCATTTGGCCTTGAGCCCACAGCTGGCCCAGGGCTAGTGTTTGTAACCCTGCCAATGGTGTTCCAAAAAATGCCAGGAGGAATGATCTTCAGTGCATTGTTCTTCCTCTTGCTAATATTTGCAGGACTTTCTTCAACTGTTTCGATGCTTGAAGTTTATGTTGATTCTGCAATAACAAAGCTCAAAATCAGCAGAAAAAATGCCTCAGTGCTTTTAGGCTTGCTAACTTTCCTGGTGGGAGCACCTTCCGCACTTTATCCTGCCTACTTTGATTGGCTCATCAACATTTCAACCGTATACGTAGGTCCCCTAGGAGCATTAATAGCAGCTCTTGCCCTCATAAAGCTGGGAGTTGATAGAGCATATGAAGAACTCCAAAAAGGTGCCCTTATTAAAGTGCCAGAGCTCTGGAAGCCCTGGGTTAAGTTCCTATATCCAATAGTGATAGTGGTAATATACATCTCCCAATTCCTACTGGGGTGAGGAAAGTTGGATGTGGTTTACATAGCAGCCTTGATAGTAATCGTAATAGTCTATGGGCCTCTCTTGTGGGCTCTCTACAAGCTCTCAAAGGCTTCTTAATTTTCCTAAAACTTATTTAATTATTTTGCTGAGTTTCTAGTGGTGGATAACATGGGTGTTGAAGAGCACAAGAAGGAAGCACCAAAAACTTTCAAGTTTGGAGTTATAACGGTGAGCGATAAAGGGGCAAAGGGAGAAAGAGAAGACAAAAGCGGTCCACTCATAATAGAGGAACTCTCTAAGCTGGGGGAACACGTTTACTACAAAATAGTACCAGATGATAAGATCGAAGTATTAATAGCTCTTTTTGAGGCAATAAAGAGTGGAGCAGATGTAGTTGTAACTACGGGTGGAACTGGAATAACAAGGAGGGACATAACGATAGAGTCCATAAAGCCCCTCTTTGATAAGGAGCTGAGCTTTGGAGAGGTTTTTAGGGCCAAGAGTTATGAAGAAGTTGGGTATGCAACAGTTTTAACAAGAGCCACTGCAGGAATTATAAGAGGACAAGAAAGGATAGTCGTCGTGTTTTCCCTTCCTGGGAGCGTTAATGCCGTAAAAACTGGACTGGAAATAATAAAAAGTGAGGTCTTCCATATCCTAAAACATGCAAGAGAATGAAAAAGGCATAAAAACAATTAGGCTTTCCTAATTTAAAGGGGAAGAAAAATGAGAAAAGCAGTAGTTCTCCTAATAGCGATTACTTTATTCGTTAGGCCGGTTATATCTCAAGAAAGAGAAAAACCACTCGTTGTAACTAGCCTTCCTCCAGTTGCTTCAATAATAAAAGAGGCGCTAGGAGACAGTGTAGAAGTCGTTTATCTAGTCCCTCCCGGCGTTGAGCCCCACCAATACCAGCTCTCCCCAGAGCAGATAGCACTGCTGAAGAATGCCGATGTAATAGTAACCACAGGTCATCTGCCAGCAGAGAATAAAATAATCGAGCTAAAGAGCGAAGGAAGCATAGAGGGAATTGTCTTAGAGCCTAAAGATTACTCAGAATATGGGTTCAAATACCTACCAGAGAGGTGGTATGAGGGAAAGAATAACCCTCACGGAACATGGCTTGATCCAATGAACGCTCTAGCAATAGCTAAGGCAACTGCCGTTGCACTGTCCCAACTATATCCAGAGAAAGACCAAGAATTTTCTAAAGCATTTGAAAGATTTGAGGAAAAGGTAACAACAATAATAAAGGCATATTCTTCCATAGCAAAGGATAAAAAGGCCATAATAGAACTTCCATCTCAACAATATGCCCTTGAATGGTTGGGAATTGAGGTTATTAGCTCTATAAAGCCCGAAGCAGAAGGTCCAGCGAAATCCATAGATGAGCTCTCCACATTAAGGCCAGATATAATTGTTTATGATGAGAATACGCCAGACGTGTTAAAAAATGCAGCCTATGAACTCTCAAACAGGCTAGGAGTTCCCCTGGCGAACATAACTGTGCTGTGGACGGATAAGAATTACACCGAAGTTCTAATCCAAAATTCAAAGTCAGTAATAGGTGCCCTAAAGGAAGAAAAGAAAGTTGTCGTTAAAGAAGGTAACGAGAAAGTCCAGTACATAGCTATTTCTCTCTTAACGGGCCTAATAGTTGGAGTCTCCATAGGGGTTGTCATCAGGAAGTGTCCAGTGTTCTGAGGTAGATTTATATTCTCCCTTCCCAACTTTTATCCTTGGGATGAAAAGATGGAAATTGGAGTGGTAGGAAAACCAAATGTAGGGAAATCAACATTCTTCTCAGCCGCCACCTTGGTTGATGTGGAGATAGCAAATTACCCCTTTACCACGATAAACGCAAACGTTGGAGTTACCTACGCGATAACCGAACATCCATGTAAGGAGCTTGGCTGCACGCCAAATCCTCAAAACTATGAGTATAGAGAGGGATTAGCTTTAATTCCAGTGAAAATGATTGACGTCGCTGGTCTAGTCCCAGGAGCTCACGAAGGGAGGGGGCTTGGCAACAAGTTCTTAGATGACTTAAGAATGGCCTCTGCCCTAATTCACGTTATAGATGCCACGGGGAAAACAGATGAAGAGGGCAGGCCCACAGATTTTCATGATCCAGTGGAAGACATAGAATTCCTAGAAAGGGAGATTGATTACTGGATCTATGGAATACTAAAGAAGGGGTGGGAGAAGTTTGCAAAGAGAATAAAGCTTCAGAAAATGAAAATTGAAACCGCGATAGCGGAGCACTTAAGCGGAATTGGAGTTACTGAGAATGATGTGTGGGAGGCTATGCATAGGCTTGGCCTTCCAGATGATCCTACCGCTTGGAGTGACGAGGACTTGCTGAGCTTTGCCTCGGAGATTAGGAAGATAAACAAGCCAATGATAATAGCGGCAAATAAGGCAGATGCAGCTAGTGATGAGGATATAAAGAGATTAAAGAGAGAAGGAGAAAAGAGAGGATACATTGTAGTCCCCACCTCAGCCGCCGCTGAACTAACCCTTAGAAAAGCGGCAAAGGCTGGGTTTATTGAATACATCCCAGGATCTAGTGATTTTAAAATACTCAAAGAAATGAGTGAAAAGCAGAAAAAGGCCTTAATGTTAATCAAGGAGAGAGTTTTAGATAGGTTTGGCTCAACTGGAGTTCAAGAGGTAATAAATAAGGCAGTATTTGAGCTCCTAAAGCTGATTCCAGTGTATCCGGTGCAGGATGAGAATAAGCTAACGGATCAATTTGGAAATGTCCTTCCACATGTGTTTCTAATGAAAAAGGGCTCAACTCCCAGGGATCTAGCATTTAAAGTTCACACCGATCTTGGTAAGGGATTCCTCTATGCAATAAACGCTAAAACAAAAAGAAGAGTTGGAGAAGACTACGAGCTTCAATTCAACGATATAATAAAGATTGTTGCAGTTACCAAGTGACCTCTTTTTTTCTTCACTTCTTAAGCTTGAAGCTCATTGCTTGTTTTTGTTGGATCTCTTGTGCCTTCTTTGCTAGCTCAGCTGCTCTCTTCTGAAGCTCGTTGAGAGCTTCCTGGGTCTTTCTTA contains:
- a CDS encoding serine/threonine-protein kinase RIO2, translated to MVSKLLALEAYPKLKDIDFRLLRAVELNMRHHKWVPLEDIARFARMDLESASYRLGKLDKLGLVIRRSDIGYIGYQLTIHGYDALAIRAFAKKGVIEAISTTHIGVGKDADVYVAITPQGEKVAIKFNRIGERTSARKAYYHSDVFADKHHKSWLYVSRLIAKKEHEALVLLSSFAKVPKPIAWNRHAIVMEFIDGVELAELRDTDLTKEEAEEILGKVLDEYEKIVKFGIVHGDMSEFNIVITKDNDILIIDWAQYLTCANPESLGLLKRDISVLLNAFRRRWGVKRDFEEEWKRFYEAWQIGRREKEES
- a CDS encoding AAA family ATPase produces the protein MIIGIAGKIAAGKTTVAKFLEELGFCRISCSEPLVDILTGNISPYSWVPEVDFKGEPTRENLIKLGRLLKEKYGEDILIRLAVDKLRHCENIAIDGVRSIGEVEAIKKMGGSLIYVEAKPEIRFERLKLRGAEKDKGINSLEDLLKFDEWEESLYKTSELKKVADFIIVNEGSLEELKKEVEEIVRSLSK
- a CDS encoding DUF835 domain-containing protein translates to MALAMIFYGLHTLGDLLALPTFSAIAESLFSTLVGYGVSYFLIEEGKYPRTPVIFSLIPLLSGLYLVALSLSSPGNVLGGVCGISGLFIAISGYLLWKTRASKKISALALSLLFIGLHQMDYPFLGPIEWFAPIGFAIATILTMTLVIGIVKFFGSEEYFKKGAIKVEIKSGALLISPSEFKERYLPTLQDMPVLAFVRNIEAPKSWYSYLISNIEDQKSSIFPTNLPRILEISRRYFSSVKNGIVVIDALEYLTIYNGFEAIAKFLATLRDFAILDNGTVIIITEKKAWKDREWALLTSLLGK
- a CDS encoding NAD(P)-dependent oxidoreductase encodes the protein MRPKVGVLLKMKREALEELEKYAEVEVIPYPSEEELKNKIHEFDGIIVSPVTKITKDVLEKAERLKVISCHSAGYDHIDVEEATRKGIYVTKVSGLLSEAVAEFAVGLLINLMRKIHYADKLIRRGEWESHVKIWTGFKGIESLYGKKVGILGMGAIGKAIARRLIPFGVELYYWSRHRKVDVESELHATYMDIDELLEKSDIVILALPLTKDTYHIINEERVKKLEGKYLVNIGRGALVDERAITEAIKQGKLKGYATDVFENEPVREHELFKYEWETVLTPHYAGLAVEAQEDVGFRAVENLISIFRGIVPEDLVNKEVLKIRPIESVKML
- a CDS encoding MogA/MoaB family molybdenum cofactor biosynthesis protein, whose protein sequence is MGVEEHKKEAPKTFKFGVITVSDKGAKGEREDKSGPLIIEELSKLGEHVYYKIVPDDKIEVLIALFEAIKSGADVVVTTGGTGITRRDITIESIKPLFDKELSFGEVFRAKSYEEVGYATVLTRATAGIIRGQERIVVVFSLPGSVNAVKTGLEIIKSEVFHILKHARE
- a CDS encoding sulfite exporter TauE/SafE family protein — translated: MIFLFFVGIVVGILAAMFGLGGGFLIVPTLNILGVEIHSAIGTSSASIVFTSLSSSIAYSRQRRIHYRAGILLASTAIIGAYIGAWMTSFLPSNQLKVIFGITLIFVAYRVYRKKPVEPSEVKLEDIKLNEKLIPVGGFFSGIASGLLGVGGGIINVPFLTWLGMPIHYAVATSSFAIVFTSLSGAIKHYMLGNVQLIWLPFLVPGLIIGAQIGARLAKKTRAKSLKGMFSVVMAILAVRMILKGLGFPIP
- a CDS encoding sodium-dependent transporter, which codes for MKVLARETWGSRVGFVAAAIGSAVGLGNIWMFPMRAGLYGGAAFLIPYLVLLFAVGVVALTVEWTLGRATKGGPIEAFEKTLPGGKYLGILVNVTILMIFAFYSLVLGWVIRYFIASLSGELTRIEPDKFFNALAFSREALLWLFVVIALTIAIVAMGVQRGIERANKIMMPLLFVLLIVLAVRSVTLPNAYEGLKFYLLPDLSKIASGKTWMIALSQMFFSLSVLGNTMVVYGSYLREEDDIPLSAIATAFGDTAVAVTAGFIVFPAVFSFGLEPTAGPGLVFVTLPMVFQKMPGGMIFSALFFLLLIFAGLSSTVSMLEVYVDSAITKLKISRKNASVLLGLLTFLVGAPSALYPAYFDWLINISTVYVGPLGALIAALALIKLGVDRAYEELQKGALIKVPELWKPWVKFLYPIVIVVIYISQFLLG
- a CDS encoding redox-regulated ATPase YchF, which codes for MEIGVVGKPNVGKSTFFSAATLVDVEIANYPFTTINANVGVTYAITEHPCKELGCTPNPQNYEYREGLALIPVKMIDVAGLVPGAHEGRGLGNKFLDDLRMASALIHVIDATGKTDEEGRPTDFHDPVEDIEFLEREIDYWIYGILKKGWEKFAKRIKLQKMKIETAIAEHLSGIGVTENDVWEAMHRLGLPDDPTAWSDEDLLSFASEIRKINKPMIIAANKADAASDEDIKRLKREGEKRGYIVVPTSAAAELTLRKAAKAGFIEYIPGSSDFKILKEMSEKQKKALMLIKERVLDRFGSTGVQEVINKAVFELLKLIPVYPVQDENKLTDQFGNVLPHVFLMKKGSTPRDLAFKVHTDLGKGFLYAINAKTKRRVGEDYELQFNDIIKIVAVTK
- a CDS encoding metal ABC transporter solute-binding protein, Zn/Mn family; amino-acid sequence: MRKAVVLLIAITLFVRPVISQEREKPLVVTSLPPVASIIKEALGDSVEVVYLVPPGVEPHQYQLSPEQIALLKNADVIVTTGHLPAENKIIELKSEGSIEGIVLEPKDYSEYGFKYLPERWYEGKNNPHGTWLDPMNALAIAKATAVALSQLYPEKDQEFSKAFERFEEKVTTIIKAYSSIAKDKKAIIELPSQQYALEWLGIEVISSIKPEAEGPAKSIDELSTLRPDIIVYDENTPDVLKNAAYELSNRLGVPLANITVLWTDKNYTEVLIQNSKSVIGALKEEKKVVVKEGNEKVQYIAISLLTGLIVGVSIGVVIRKCPVF
- a CDS encoding M20/M25/M40 family metallo-hydrolase; this translates as MKLIEMLKEITQVPGISGYEERVREKIIEWIKDYADYKVDEIGNLIVELGEGEVKAVFMAHMDEIGLLITGITQDGKLRFRKVGGIDDRLLYGRHVDVITENGKLDGVIGALPPHLNVKGVKDVVPWYQLTIDIGAESKEEALSLGVKPLDYAVFKKHFSVLNNKIVSTRSLDDRFGVVALVQAIRNLVDHELSGKFIFAFTVQEEIGLKGAKFLAEKYSPEYAFAIDSFACCSELTGDVRLGGGAVIRAVDNSAIYSRDLARKVWEIAEKNNIPIQIGVTGGGTDASVFQHKSKVLALSVPMKYLHSEVEMLNVKDLEALIALIEAITFEI